The window CATGCAGGCACATGGGCTGGCATTTACAAAAGCTGCCTACTATGTGCATGTGGCCTGCCTGTCAAAAACGAATTGGGAATTGAACTATGTCATTCCAATCCGACGACGAAGACCCAACTTCGGTGAATTGAACTGCAATTTAGGTCACTCGACTTGAATCACAGTTTGATCAAGCAGTTCATATGACCAGGTTTTGAAGTCGTAGTGGTTCGAGTGAGATTTTGTTGGTGAATAAAAAGGAACTAATGGAATAAAGTGGGCAAGGACATAACGATCTTTAAAGCTCTATAGAGCATCTGAGATGACATCGATCAAGTGAGATTTTGTCAGTGAATAAAAAGGAACTAATGGAATAAAGTGGGCGCAAGGACAGCGATGTTTTAAGCTCTGAAGAGCATCTGAGACGGCATCAATATGTCGAACTGGTATCCATAGAACATAAGATTTGACTTgaaactcagccgagtcaaccTGGCTTGACTAGAAATTGAGCCAAACTGGGAAACTCATGGAATGGTTTGACTTGGTTCAGACTCAGCACAAATCAAACTGTGTCACTCGCCTGAGTCAAGAGACTTTTAATTGGAACAAAGTGCAGGTTCTGTGATTTGAGCTCGCGACCTCAACCAAGCTGACTTACAACATTTACTAGTTGActtaaactgttttttttttttttcatactatTTTAAGTCTATAATTAGTGTAATTAAAATCATAATTTTAAGtattaaatattgagtcactTGAGTCTTCGAGTCAAACTGACCTGGCTGGATATTGAGTCGAGTCCAGTTTCTAAACTATGGTTCAAATCAGGAATTCTTCTTCCTGATCCCcccaaaattattttatttggtcCATTGTAGTGGTTCTTCCTTCCATCTATCTTGTAGCGGCCAGCTTCCTTACAAGCGAAAGGTGTTGATGTTTATTGCAGAACGAGAATAGGACTCTGTGGAAATTGGGAACCCTGCCACCGGGCCTGATAACATTCTACTCCACAACAAAGCCGTTGGACAAATCTTGGCATGTTCTGGGACTAGGCTACAATCCAAGCATCAGCATGGACGAGATCCAGAATGCTGCTGTTGTGCATTTCAATGGAAACATGAAACCATGGCTCGACATTGCGATGACCCAGTTCCGACCCCTTTGGACAAAGTATGTGGACTATGAGATGGAGTTTGTCCGGATGTGCAATTTTGGTCTTTAGAGGcggaaaataaaaaaagaaaagtttcgcAGCTGAAGACTCTTTAGATCCAAAGAGACACGGACACGCCCATTCTGGAAACTGTCATCTGAGGTTTGTTTACATTTGTTTTATCAAATTCCCGTTATTCTTATTAACTgccatatatatgtatgttttgTGTTCTGATCAATTGTTAATATTTTTCGCAGCTGTAGTTTCACATGTGTAATGACCTTTTAGCTTTTAGTTTGGTGGGGCTTCTTGAGAGTTACAGTATATAGCTTTTGTTCATCTCCACTATTGTATTCCATTTGAACTATGGATCAACGATCGatatttatgagattgatgaccATAGATGATACACGTTTAAATGCTGCACTTGCTGACCTTTTTCTGTTTTAGTTTAGAGAAAAaccttgatactcaggcagagtgtGATGGGTGATTCGCAGGCATTTTAGAAATGTTTTGGAAATTGCATAGGTGGTATTAGAGTAATTCAAGCAAGGGGGTATCGCACGTGCAACTCACGTGCAGTGAGGGGAGttagagagaagggagagattaGGAGGAAGAAAAGAGGTCGAGGGAAAGGTGGGTGATCCCATCCTCACTTTTTCCAtttctgtggcccacttgaatccccgatctgcctattttttaggCTGATGTCTTGACATGAACAAAACAACAAATTTATGGAGCAGATGTCACATAGTCATCATCAGGATGGGCCCCATAGAATTAATGAACAAAAAATGATTGTTTGTATATTAGAGATAACTGAAGATTTATTGAGAAGCTCGCACAACAAGAAAAGAATACACGGCCCAAATCACCCTACCAGCTAGAGAGGAAGAGCAGCCAAGGCTGCCTTTACAAAGACCGACCATTCCTTCACTAGCCTTTTAACATTGGAAATCACCTCATTCACCCCTACTTCCGCATTCTGGAAACATCGCCCATTCCTAGACCCCCCAATTACCCATAGCACGGTCATGATGAACAACCACCAAAGAACCTTACGGTCCTTACGAACTCAGCCCCCATGCCATGCCCATAACAATTCTTTGATTGTTTTCGGCATGACCCAAACCACCTGAAAGGTAGAGAGGAAATAGTCCCACACAATCTTAACAAAAGGacaatgaataaagagatgatTGATTGACTCCTCATTCCCCATGCACATCAAACAAACGTTAGGGAGAACCATCGCTCTTCTTTGGAGGTTGTCAATAGTGAGAATTCTTTTCCAGCCCACTAGCCAAACAAAAGCGACTACTCGGGGAGGAGCCCTGTAAAACCAATGATGAAATGGATGAGATGGAACCAAAGAAGAAGGCAAAGAGGACAAGAAGGAATATACCGATCTAGTCGAGAACTTCCCAGTACTATTGACAGACCAAACGACCCTGTCTTCGTCCGTCTGCTCCAACTCAACCAATTGTAGGAGGGCCAATAATGCTACAAACTTGTCAAACTTGATATCAGTCATATTTCTGGCGGCTGAGACCCACACCAAACATCAACTTAGAATCAGACACGAGATCCCTTACCAGCTTTGAAGGAAATACCCCTCCTCACCATGTGTTGCATTGCCATAATCGCTTTCCAGGCTCCCAAAGTTCTGTGCAATGACAAACCTTTGACATACCAGCTGCAATCCTGAACCCCATACTTAGCTGCAATTATTGGACAGTTAATAATGAAAACTATCCAATGGGCCAATTTCGGGAATCAAGTGTCccagaatcagaggttaggattgatcAGCCAATCTGATATTGTAACAGTGACATTGACAGTTAGTACTACATGGTAGTCGGGTTTATTTGGAGCtaatgcatgccacatgtacaatgtctgagtgcctgcatatcaggTGTCAttctcttccagagtatcaagtaAGTCTTGTTAAGTTTATGGTTTGCATGACAGTGTATGTTCCTTTCATTAGTTGTCCTGGTTATAGCTTCCTTTAACGATATCACGTGGAAAGCATCTTTGGCTGTAGACTGTTTGTGCAATGGCAGGAAATATGCACAGGATTGCCTGGCCCCACCAATCTATGGCTGATAATGTATTTTCGACAGTGTCATGTCCCCCTTGGAACATTATGGTTCTATATTGTAGTCTTCATTGCCTTTGTGTTTGTAATTTGAGAATGGAATAGGTCGTGCAGCCTCTCCGTTGAAGTGCTCCTTGTTGCATAGGGATGTGTGGACTGGCTAATCAATCCGTCTTAACTTTCGAATCAGACCAGCCCCCTGTTTCACTAGCCATCTCCAGAAACCGCACTGCTCAGATGATCTAAGCATCCAATCAATAGCCTATTAAATGGCATTAGAGAATGTTTATGGGAAAAAATGGTCCAATCGtcaatccaaactatccatttggtggggcctaccatttatttttccatatggTTTTATGGCTTTTGCAATCCAAAGTGGGTCCCTTGGCTTTCAGTAATTTTCATTGTTTGTGGCTGTTCGGATTCCATCGTTGATCATATGCATGGGCTGTGAGAGGTACTGATTTTGTTCTTTGTAATCTTTGCTGGGGATGAAGATTTTTCTTTCTGCTTTAGTAAGCAAATgcatttgatagattctcttttgcatttgcatttgattatgtctctctctctctctctctctctctgcagtatGGGGTGTGAGAGGTATGATGTTGTTCTGTATAATCGTTGCTGGGGATGAGTATTTGCATTTGCATTTGCATTTGATAGATTGTCCTTTATAATCTTTGCTGGGGATGAGGATTTTTCCGATGAGGAATTTTCTTCCAGATTGCATTTGCATTTGATACTCTCATATTGCATAAGAATAGCCGAATTGGCGTACTGTCCAAGCTGATAGACCTTAATCTAGATGGACCATAAAGCAAGTTTTACACTTAATTGATCATAAAAAATATCCCATCGGTGCAGATTTAGCTGCAGTTGTAGAGAAAATCATCCAACGGTCCTAATCCAGTGACCATTTCTCACTGAACTAGGGCATAGAATTGTCTAATCAATCTGCATCTTGAGTCAATTTCTATCTACAGTGCATTCGGTGAATCGCACGGAACGGATTGAGTTAACAGAAAGAAGAAGCACATGCAAATTCAAAGAACTCTGTTGGAGCATCAAATGGCTCACCTACACCTGAGTGCATGCTAGCTCGTACACATCACCCCCTTTTTCTGCTGACTCGTCACTAGTCTATAACTAGTGTAGGGCATCGTATTAACTAGACCCATGGGACCCACTTCCAAGATCATCTGGAAAAAATGAAGGCCACACGTGGCCATCGAATTGTCCATTGGCCTGATTTAAGAGACGGTGatattgatggtgtggcccaccacttaCATCAATCATATGTCATACAAATATGAAACTTCAGCCGGAAAAGATGGGAATCTATGCGAGGTTAGCGTTTCTGCTCGTTTGGGAACTTGcatttgaaatgcattgaaatccaaATCACAAATAATCGGTGATTCTTCCAAATCCCTGCATGAATACATTGAAATTATGTAGTATATTTGtagaaatttaaatttaattactaaattaattttaatattctAAATTAGCATACATATTTGATATTTGGCAgtatgattgtaataagcccaatGAAATATAGACTAAGGCCAAAGAAATTTCAAGCCTTTGAGTGGGCCACCAGCATAGGATCATAAATGAGCGACTTaccagcattttttattttttattttctgctgATCTACATGTTCAGATCATTATACTAAtttaattttagtgatgcaaccGAATATTTAATTGTTTAGGGTACCATCAACATGCTACATGTACAATGGATTAATAGTTTTAAGGACACCTCTGTTACAGGTGTAATACTTTCACCTTTAAAAAGGAGGTTTCTTTGAATGCGATCTTGCAGTACTAGATTAATGGTATAGATATGGCCACGTAACACGTATGAAAGATAACTCATATTTGAACAAATTGTCAAGGAATTGTGCTTAGGTGATTTGGAGATAGAGCTTACAACCGTTAAAGCTATATCATCATTAAAGCTTGTATAAGAGACTGCCGGCGAAATAAGAATATATTCAGCAAAAGGCTAGGCACGATCAAGTAGAGGTAACCATCAACCTACCGTTGGCAGTATATAAAGTTGACACATAAGTAGCGGTTATACTTGCGACCTCATCAATCAGTTTATAAATAGCAGGGGAGAATACAATTAGACATTTCAGCATTAATCCAAAACACAATAACTTAACAATCAAACCAACGCAACGCTATTTATCAAGTCCTCCAGGACATTTGACTCTCTCCTTTACTCAATAACTGCGGACCCTTAATCCCTACGATTAGATCAGTCCATCCTTGCCTTCAGACTGACTTAGTAATAGCCGATAGTCGGCTATAATTCTCTTCCATCTGTGCCTGTATATTGGATTTGAAAGAGGATCGCAATTTTTGAATTGTCTATCTACACTCATATGCTGGGTATATAGTAGCTTGTAAATTTTGGCGTTGCTTTTCTTGGCTCATCAGCGTGCTGCTCGGCAAAGTACTTTACTGTTCTTAGCTAGGTCAGTCAGTGATTTTGTCTTTAATAGTAAGTCTCATTTTTTTCACATTCATCTTTGACTTATTTATGCTTAATCATACAATTGCTGTACATTCGGAAGTCATTGGTTTTTAAGGTAAAAAAGAATTTATTGGAGGAAACATTCTAACCTCTGCAAATTACCTAATTAGCACACCTAATAATTGGTTGAATAAATGGATGGTCTCCAGACTAGTTGATCAAGCACTGCTCCATCTTGATGTTGGGTCACTAGTATTTGGTTTGAATCAAATCACAAATTGGTTCTGACATGCTGGCAAATATTACGTGCATGTACTCGGCTGAACTCTAAACTAGTAAGGTCAAAAACGCATTCCAACTTGgaattactataaatattaagagATTTGAAAGCACACTAAAACTTATATTCAAATAACTCCAAAACCATGCTGCCATGCAATTATTTGGATTGCAAATTCACTCAAATACACTTAAATCAGCTATGCCTAACTACCCTTACTTTTGCTTATAGAAGGTAGGTGTAGATTCGTGTGGATTTTCCTTGAGCTTTAGGAAATTATCAATGATAAAAAGCTGCATATGAAAGTTCGCATACAGCGGGAAGAGGGATGATCAGATATAATCCTATCCGTTGCTTTTTCTACAGTGTATCTCACTGAATATTtgacctttaactgtttttgtttACAGGATCACTTTAATAGCATCATATCAGACGGATAGGATTGTTTAACAGGTTCGATTACTGAGACATAAACCATCAATGCCCCGGTGCTGCATATGGGTGGACCTGATTTGCTGATCATCCTACCACGTGTAGGGTAGAAAGAAGAGAAAGCCATTTTTCTTTTCAATGCACATAGAAATGTGGCGGATGTGGACCGTGAGGAGTTCACTACGCTATACGTAGTGTGGATactccgtgaggcccaccttgatgtatgtgttttatccatgccgtccatctgttttttcatatcattttagggcatgagcccaaaattgaagtatgtcTAAaggttgagtggaccacaccacaggaaaaaagtggGGGATAGGATAATgagttccaccgttgaaaacttcttgtggcccatctttacttaccatccaacctgttgataaggtcacacgacctggatgaagggaaaacacaaatatcagctccttccaaaacttttttggcccccaagaagtttttaatggtgggcgttcaatcaccattgtttcctgggttatgatccacctgaaatttggaactACCTCAggggctcatgccgtaaaatgagatgtaaaaatgaatgaacggcgtggataaaacacatacatcatggtggggcccacagaacttttccAGCACCGACGTAGGTACTGGAAATGTCACTACCGAATCTGATTGCATGGACAAGTCCTGATGGGTCCAATGTCTTGATGTCCCCAGTCCGCACGTGATTGGCCTACGGTCCGGTGGCCCTCATGTAGGGCATCttccatccaaggtgggcccagaTAAAATGGTCTAGTCCAACGGACCATGTGCTTCCAGTTTCATGGACTGGTACATTCAACGGTGAAGCCGGAAGGACTGCAATCTGTAGAACCATCTCTGCATATTACACACGTGGCATGGTTATTCATCAATCTGAGCTGTCCAACCAGTGGGTGTAGGTATGGATGGTTGATGATCTAAAAATCATACTCATCAGAAGTCCATAGCTCTCACTCATCTTCACTTTGCAGCTCTTAATGTTGACCGTAGCTGTTTTcttttctaccgttgatttcaaaGGTGCtgtttagatggctaggatcatgatCTATGGTTATCTGGAGTCAATTTTCATACATACTGGGTACCACTAGATGGACGATCCTGATTGAAAGATAATCCCATCATGTCTATCGTGGCAATATGGCTGGGTGTACCGTACTCCAGTTCTCCTGGCTCTACGTTATCATCTCCCCATCAGAGCTGATACAAGGATGAAGGAACGGGGGCGCAAATTATCTGAGGCAGAggataacagcttagtgggtgaagCCCTGaacgtggggtccacctagatgtacTTATtgtatatccagccgtccatatTCTTTTCGATCTCGTTTTAGAGCTTggtcttaaaaatgaggcagatccaaatctcatttggaccacaccacagaaaaacagtggtgattgaatgcctaccgttaaaatttcctggggcccactgtaatgtttattttccatccaacccgttgataatgtcacacagatcTGGACAAAAGGAAAATGCATAGCAGCATAATCTAAACTTTTGTGActcttaagaagattttaatggtgtgaattcaattcctactgtgtggtccacctggatctgccttattttttggatcacgcCCTAGAACGAgcttggaaaaacggatggacggcgtggatacaaaacatatatgtcaaggtgggccccacggtcagggcctcacccactaagatTCCTCACCTAACCGCGTCCAGGGAACAGACGGTCAAAGTAGGGATTGAGCGAAAAGATGCCACGTTTCTCAGCATCGGGTTCTTGTTCCCGTTCCCGTTCCCGTTCCATCTAATCTCAGAAAAGATAGgagaaaaagaaacaagattcCGGTAGTTGTTtaacaccatttaaaaaatgatggTGGCCCATCCTCCTTACATGTGCTGGCCTGTactgctatccagaccatccaaactgaCGTGTACATTGTACGGTATAGATTCTCAAGAATCAATCGTAtttaatgatcctgattatcaaatACATGGTTAAAATAAAGATTGCCTGCGACATGACCGCACCAAGTTAGTCGGTCCacttatttcaaggcatgagataaaaaataaggcagatccataactcaagtgtgTCATATAATTAAGAAGCAATGGGGAGGGAAATGCCTATTGTTGTAGCTTTTTAGGTATGTTGGTCCTGATGTTGATGTGCCATCCTAACGGTTCATTCTTAATCAGATGAAGAGCACAAAAATagtagattgatccaaaattatatggccaagaatgttttaatggtgagtgtttaatCCCTACCTTTTTTTgtcgtgaggcccacttgagctttggatccacctcaattttggtctGAAATCTGTCTGcaatcctaaaatgaggtggaaaaactcACCAGTGGAGAAGACTTTGCACAAACATTGCAATGGCCCCACCTAAATTCCGGCTATCATCGTTTCTAGGGGGTGCACTCACACCAGGATTTCACCCCAGCAGGATTTCACCACATTGATActagaacccatgacctcatttTGAAACTACcgtgagtctaccacccaagtaaAAGTAAGTGTTTGAATTCTAAGTTATTTATGTCTTAAATAACTTAATCTTGATTCctacttattaaattgaagtAATTAagcaactttatatatatatatatatataactaataAATATCGATCATAACCAaatttacttatctcaaataagttacttatctaatggtgtaaataaaaaaagtaacttatttggtggcctTAAAATGACCCTAACGGCATTTCCAAGTAATCAACGGatgacccacttgagttgtactttattAAAGTCTTCTGATCTACATTGATACACAATCAACTGAAAGCTTAAGCTTTAAGAGCAATTGGTTGTTTGACCTGGCATCCAAATGGAACgtattttatatttgaatttcaaaagtAATATATGTACCTTTAATAAATTCTCCCATGAGAGAtagtttatggtgtgagttgtgagTGTCCTTCTATCGTGCTGAGTTCCACCCAGCATTTGGGGAGAGTGCTAAAGTCCCTGATCAATATATTGATGCACCATTTTTGGATAGCTTGAGCTTTTCAAGCATGATACACTGCAACTTTTTAAATGATGGTAATCTATCACAACTAAGAGAAGAAAAGTTGGTCAACTAATCATGTGGTTAGAGGAGAAATGGGAGTTTTGTAAGATGATAATTGCTTATGGTAGGAATGTGGTAGTTTTATTAATTATCTCTAATGTCTTGACCCCATATTTCACATGCACTATTCTTTATTTTTGCAGCAAGACTTCAATGCGCTCCCACCGTTTAAAGATAGGTGGTTGGAACCATTTCAAAATCTCAAAGGTCCATTTGGGGATGCATGCTAAGATTGTCATTTGGAAGATATGTGTGCACCGACTCTCTCTGAATTCTCTGTGCACATTGGGCACATAATCATTTCCTTTCTACCCCAAGAGATGGAAGGATCATAGCCCTTGaaatatggacggtttgattttcTCAAGAGATGAAAAATCAGAGCCCTTGAGACCATCATCTGATCAAGGTGGAGGAATGTAATTTTGCATGCAGAAACCATTCCAGTAGATGAGCTTTTGCTAAGTCCACACGCGTGTACAAATCAGCTAATCCATACACCACCATACACACAAGCCTAGCACACAGTTGAAACATCCAAGCCATACATCAGAAGGGTACTGCTATATAAATTCCCTAACCCAATAATCAGTCGACCAAattgtcaaatggaccacaagtaCTTGATCAAATGTACGGTTGTGAAAATTTTCCACTTATTGCTAATATCATGGCACAAGAACTTAGCAGACCACCTTTATCTTTTAGATATAGGATCTAAAAGGTGAgggccacttgatggatggtttggatatctcACCTTTATGTCACGCTGGCATATCTGTACGCGTGTGCATTTGCCAAattgtacacgcgtgtgggcttagcaaatctcACAATAGAGTGTGTTGAAAGGAACTGATATTTTCACTCCCACTTTTTAACACAAGCGCCATCTTTTTTCAAACTTTGGTAATGCTAGTACATATTGGTACTATTttattaccaaaagtagaaaaatgTACGTATGTAATATAAAAAATGTGGGTTAGTGTAACTCTCTTGGGATGATGGCTAGACATGTGAAATGTCTCCTTCGTTTATTGTAATTTTGTCATTATTTTAGGAATCCTAATCTAATTAGACCTTTTTTCTAACTCAAATCACACTAATTTTCAATAGTTCGGTTTTTGTTGGATTTTAGATGTTGTTGAAGATAATTCTATTGTGAATTattttattaataattttttatttaaaaaactcaaaaaaaaaaaacaatattcaACACACTTGAGCTGACCTGGCTCGAAGAAAACTTGATCTGGTCATGACTCAGTCAAAACTCAGCTCAACTTAAAAGACACAccattatttttatattatatatacttttACTTATTAAATAATactgaaaatttttagaaaagtTAGTTCAAGTTTTCAAGAAACTAATGACTTGACTAAATTGAATTTTGAGATTaattgatttttgtgtttttaaacTATAGGTATTAGGAAAGATTATATTTTCTCTTCTATATATTAGGATAATGGGTCACACCAGTTCTGATCgatttggcccaaaaatcagtttAAAGTCGTACAAATACTAAGTAATTTGATGTTACCCTAGTGGTTAATTAAGAGtctagtgacaaatctcattttCGACAATTTCTCTGGAGATGTTCagatttttaattataaattaaaagaTATTTCTATAAGTGTTGAACATTTGGGCATAAATGAATTATCTAAAcacttaaataaattttaaattaaaatcacaataaattaaaatatatagGTGAGAATGTGAAAACATCCGGTGATATCGCCATCTGATTTTCTGGTAAAAATGTCATCTTGTTTCTTAAATCTTGGAGATATTTGTAAGAATGGTTATCTTTTTCTTTATGAAAACAGTCGTCCACTGATTTTTGCTTCTGGTCAAAACGAATTTGGATCGGGTCCCACTCAAAGgctaatgaaaaaagaagaacgATGAAAAATgcaaagggtgtgtttggttgcaccaaatatcatgatatttggtgcaaccaaacggaCCTAAaagataaaaatcaaacaaaaacaaGAAGAGGTTTGTGTAAATATAGAGTAACATACATTTCATCAACAAACAAGTAGAAAATTCCAATACCCACATCCATACCTAAGGAATTTTCCTTTCTCTCCTCACAAACAACCCAATTCCTTTAAATGCCTTGGAAATCCTCATTGAATTCAACCTCCCCATTCCTAAATTCATCTTCCCAGTTGAAAACCTCAGAGCTTGCAAGCAGCACAGCTGCCCATCAATGtcttcatcttcctcctcctcttccactTCACCTTTTCTCCTCCCCTTCTTCTTCTCGTTCTTGTTCTTCACCTTGATCTTGCCAGAATCCACCTCATGAACCTCCCAGAGAGAATCCATACCTTCAATGCCGTCCACGGTCTGTCTCTCTTCATAAAGCTTGCATGCCAATGTCCTCTTccattctttctctcttctcatcGACCCAAATCTCCCAGAATCAAGACCCGCCGGCACTGTAAAATTCTCTCTACTATCTAGGCCGATGACAATCTTGGTTGGGTCTTCTCTCAAGTAACGTTCAACTAACTCTTCACTTCTTGGGGAGTTCTCACTTCCTGCATGGGGCCCCATGAGGGCTTCAAGCTCAGGCACTGCATGGGGCCCCATGCAGGCTTCGAGCTCCGAGGCCATTGATGCCAGGGGCTCGAAGAGGCCTAACTCGGAGGTGTCATCATCGCCGTCAAGCTTTGTCCTAAAGACATTGAGGATTGCCTGGCATGTGTTTATGAGGAACCCACATCGTGGGGGAGTGTCAAGATGGGGGGAGATGGTGAGGAGAGAGAGTAGAAGTAGAGAGGTGGAGAGGAGGAGAGGGTAGAGAAAGGAGAGGAGATGGAGGATGtaagggaagaagaagatgagataTGCGAAGTAAAGAGGGTGGGAGTGTATGAAAGAGAATAAGGAGAGGATGTCTTGGAGAAGGAGAGATGGGAAATGGGAGGTTTTTGAGAAGTTGGATTTGGACATTTTCATTCTCTCTTTCTACCTCTTTGTCTTTGGGATTGTTTGGGGTGAGTGAAAAAAGAGAATTGGAAGAAAGGGatgatgaagagagagagaggtgtttggcttctttttttttatttcttttctttttctataacAGAAAGAAGAGAATCAACGGAAGAGATAAAAAATGTGAATGGAAGGGTGAAAGCAGCGTGATTAAAGGGAAGAGAGAAGCTGGCCTACAAATGTCTTTCTCAACAAAACAAACGGTCTTTTTTTGGATTCGAGTAATCTACAACAGTTCTTTGGTTTGCTGTGTTTACAACATTAGTAGCTCTGTGGGAGGCACTTGTgtgaaatccgttccgtccatcaggttttctGTCTTATATTCACGTATATATTGAAATTAAGCCTGATAtagaactaaggtgggccacgcctTTGGGAAAATGTAGAATCACGACTAAAACATCTAAGTTAACAAATTGTGGCCCAAATGAATTTTTTGTTAGGCTGAATTTTTTATTGTTCCTTCATCATTATGATtttcacatgatgaacggtttggatggaatattcA is drawn from Magnolia sinica isolate HGM2019 chromosome 5, MsV1, whole genome shotgun sequence and contains these coding sequences:
- the LOC131247166 gene encoding uncharacterized protein LOC131247166 → MSKSNFSKTSHFPSLLLQDILSLFSFIHSHPLYFAYLIFFFPYILHLLSFLYPLLLSTSLLLLSLLTISPHLDTPPRCGFLINTCQAILNVFRTKLDGDDDTSELGLFEPLASMASELEACMGPHAVPELEALMGPHAGSENSPRSEELVERYLREDPTKIVIGLDSRENFTVPAGLDSGRFGSMRREKEWKRTLACKLYEERQTVDGIEGMDSLWEVHEVDSGKIKVKNKNEKKKGRRKGEVEEEEEDEDIDGQLCCLQALRFSTGKMNLGMGRLNSMRISKAFKGIGLFVRRERKIP